One window from the genome of Hoplias malabaricus isolate fHopMal1 chromosome 18, fHopMal1.hap1, whole genome shotgun sequence encodes:
- the LOC136674544 gene encoding FMR1-interacting protein NUFIP2-like, which yields MDGNNKTSGLPHCEVRPLDEKGPLLSLNGDVSFGSGYITNGYSTKAAADDGSGSESGYTTPKKRRAKRISVKGSENVSRDKEKAVQWGTTSYFKQDLETLGQETAGKVVNSRPNCTKTCLKTEVHTDVRQTGVQEMTPVGEVQCKNPDSRASGPVSKKTDDKVNKTKLTSSVTSKEDSWTLFKPPPVFPVDNSSAKIVPKISYASKVKENLNKSLQASAEAALAQVSVKISQVPMSAVKTSVNFANGPVSGEANGCPPVGILFNSAASAAPSASCNLGEENVASALDTSCSSSACPSAPEPRKSSLFVYPHKPLNMQTVLPSARHVDAPDAQTNQKALGDIFQNQWGLSFINEPNGGPEGTVSSRPTVSALKVADITFQGESLPFFNKPGLDPTSAVSLPAPQEVEKRTSSPDAALKACSPTCTASEDSLHAQSESQDQEKGEIRSSEASCKDLDAGASVAPVVNALSPSKAQNYVKEHHDVANSWGLFDLRDAVLYHTKEFEYLVTLRKQDPKRVVYYEENLDGPDH from the exons ATGGATGGGAATAATAAGACCTCTGGTTTACCACATTGTGAGGTCAGACCTTTGGATGAGAAAGGTCCACTGCTGTCTCTCAATGGAGATGTGTCTTTCGGTTCTGGTTACATTACAAATGGTTACTCCACTAAGGCTGCTGCAGATGATGGTAGTGGATCAGAGAGCGGATACACTACGCCTAAAAAGCGAAGGGCTAAACGCATCAGTGTGAAAGGCTCAGAAAATGTGAGTCGGGACAAGGAGAAGGCTGTGCAGTGGGGGACTACGTCTTATTTCAAGCAGGACCTGGAGACCTTGGGCCAAGAGACTGCTGGGAAAGTGGTGAACTCTAGGCCTAATTGCACAAAGACTTGCCTTAAAACAGAGGTGCACACAGATGTTCGTCAGACAGGTGTCCAGGAGATGACCCCTGTGGGAGAGGTGCAGTGCAAAAATCCTGATAGTAGGGCCTCAGGCCCTGTTAGTAAAAAGACTGATGACAAGGTCAATAAAACCAAGCTGACCTCCTCAGTGACCTCAAAAGAGGACTCATGGACTTTGTTCAAGCCTCCCCCAGTGTTTCCAGTGGACAACAGTAGTGCTAAAATTGTGCCCAAGATCAGTTATGCAAGCAAAGTTAAGGAAAACCTCAACAAATCATTGCAGGCCAGTGCAGAGGCAGCTCTGGCTCAGGTGTCTGTAAAGATCTCCCAGGTGCCCATGTCTGCTGTAAAAACATCTGTCAACTTTGCAAATGGCCCTGTGTCTGGAGAGGCGAATGGGTGCCCCCCTGTGGGAATATTGTTCAACTCTGCTGCTAGCGCCGCACCTTCTGCCTCCTGTAATTTAGGAGAAGAGAATGTAGCATCTGCCCTGGACACCAGTTGTAGCTCCTCAGCTTGTCCCTCAGCTCCAGAGCCAAGAAAATCTAGTCTTTTTGTTTACCCTCATAAACCTTTAAATATGCAAACTGTGCTCCCTAGTGCCCGCCACGTGGACGCCCCTGATGCTCAGACAAATCAAAAAGCCCTCGGGGATATCTTCCAGAACCAGTGGGGTCTGTCCTTTATCAACGAGCCAAACGGAGGCCCAGAGGGCACAGTCTCTTCTCGACCGACTGTAAGCGCACTCAAAGTGGCCGACATCACATTTCAAGGGGAGAGCCTTCCGTTTTTCAACAAGCCAGGCCTGGATCCAACTTCTGCGGTTTCTCTCCCAGCGCCTCAGGAGGTGGAGAAAAGGACTAGTAGCCCAGATGCTGCTTTGAAAGCCTGTTCCCCTACTTGCACTGCCAGTGAGGACTCTTTGCACGCTCAGTCTGAGAGTCAGGATCAGGAGAAAGGAGAGATCAGAAGCTCAGAGGCTTCTTGTAAGGACCTGGATGCAGGGGCGTCAGTGGCTCCAGTAGTTAATGCGTTGAGTCCATCCAAGGCACAAAACTATGTAAAAGAACACCATGACGTGGCGAATAGCTGGGGACTGTTTGATCTGAGAGATGCTGTATTGTACCACACTAAAG AATTTGAATATCTTGTCACTCTTCGAAAGCAAG ATCCAAAAAGAGTGGTGTACTATGAGGAGAACCTGGATGGACCTGATCATTGA